A section of the Streptomyces sp. NBC_01591 genome encodes:
- the rhaI gene encoding L-rhamnose isomerase, translated as MSDVSAVKAALKSQVIETPSWGYGNSGTRFKVFAQPGVPRDPFEKMEDAAQVHGFTGVAPKVSLHIPWDKVEDYAALTRHAEGLGLRIGAINSNVFQDDDYKLGSVTHPDPKVRRKATDHLLECVDIMDESGSPDLKLWFSDGTNYPGQDDITARQDRLAEALAEVYERLGDDQRMLLEYKFFEPAFYATDVPDWGTAYAHCLRLGPKAQVVVDTGHHAPGTNIEFIVASLLRAGKLGAFDFNSRFYADDDLMAGAADPFQLFRIMHEVVRNDGLKPETNVNFMLDQCHNIEAKIPAVIRSVANVQEATAKALLVDVEALGAAQRSGDVLAANGALMDAYNTDVRPLLAEVRAELGLAGDPFAAYLASGNQERIAAARVGGEQAGWGA; from the coding sequence ATGTCTGATGTGTCGGCCGTCAAGGCAGCTCTGAAGTCCCAGGTCATCGAGACGCCCTCGTGGGGGTACGGGAACTCCGGGACGCGATTCAAGGTGTTCGCGCAGCCGGGTGTGCCGCGCGACCCGTTCGAGAAGATGGAGGACGCGGCGCAGGTGCACGGCTTCACGGGTGTGGCACCGAAGGTGTCGCTGCACATTCCGTGGGACAAGGTCGAGGACTACGCCGCGCTGACCCGGCACGCCGAGGGTCTCGGGCTGAGGATCGGAGCGATCAACTCCAACGTCTTCCAGGACGACGACTACAAGCTCGGTTCGGTCACCCACCCCGATCCGAAGGTGCGCCGCAAGGCCACCGACCATCTGCTGGAGTGCGTCGACATCATGGACGAGAGCGGGTCTCCCGATCTCAAGCTCTGGTTCTCCGACGGCACGAACTACCCGGGGCAGGACGACATCACGGCCCGCCAGGACCGGCTGGCCGAGGCGCTGGCCGAGGTGTACGAGCGGCTGGGTGACGACCAGCGGATGCTGCTGGAGTACAAGTTCTTCGAGCCCGCGTTCTACGCGACCGACGTTCCCGACTGGGGTACGGCGTACGCGCACTGTCTGCGTCTCGGTCCGAAGGCCCAGGTGGTCGTGGACACCGGACACCACGCACCGGGCACCAACATCGAGTTCATCGTGGCCTCTCTGCTGCGCGCGGGAAAGCTCGGCGCGTTCGACTTCAACTCCCGGTTCTACGCGGACGACGATCTGATGGCCGGCGCCGCCGACCCGTTCCAGTTGTTCCGGATCATGCACGAGGTGGTCAGGAACGACGGTCTGAAGCCCGAGACGAACGTCAACTTCATGCTCGACCAGTGTCACAACATCGAGGCGAAGATCCCCGCCGTCATCCGGTCGGTCGCCAATGTGCAGGAAGCGACCGCCAAGGCGCTCCTGGTCGACGTGGAGGCGCTGGGCGCCGCGCAGCGGTCCGGCGATGTACTGGCCGCGAACGGCGCCCTGATGGATGCGTACAACACCGATGTACGTCCGCTGCTGGCCGAGGTGCGTGCGGAACTCGGCCTGGCGGGGGACCCGTTCGCGGCGTACCTGGCCTCGGGCAACCAGGAGCGGATCGCCGCCGCCCGGGTCGGTGGCGAGCAGGCCGGCTGGGGCGCCTGA
- a CDS encoding bifunctional aldolase/short-chain dehydrogenase: protein MTSATHPEVAALLQRAHRIGSDARNTNYAGGNTSVKTTGTDPVTGGDTELLWVKGSGGDLGTLTEAGLAVLRLDRVRALKDVYPGVEREDEMVPAFDYCLHGKGGAAPSIDTAMHALVEAAHVDHLHPDSGIALACAVDGEKLTAECFGDKVAWVGWRRPGFQLGLDIAAVKAANPRAVGVILGGHGITAWGETSEECEHNALWMIRTAETFLQERGRAEPFGPEWAGREPLPEERRRERAAALAPLIRGLASTDRPQVGHFTDTEPVLDFLARTEHPRLASLGTSCPDHFLRTKVSPLVLDLPADAPLDEAAARLKELHEEYREAYRAYYERHASPDSPAMRGADPAIVLVPGVGMFSFGKDKQTARVAGEFYLNAINVMRGAEAVSSYAPIEESEKFRIEYWELEEAKLRRMPKAKPLATRVALVTGAGSGIGKAIAHRLVAEGACVVVADIDAENADSVAQELGGSDRAVAVPVDVTSEEQIADAFRAAALAFGGVDLVVNNAGISISKPLLETTARDWDLQHDIMARGSFLVSREAARMMRAQNIGGDIVYIASKNAVFAGPNNIAYSATKADQAHQVRLLAAELGEHGIRVNGINPDGVVRGSGIFAAGWGAQRAATYGIEEEKLGEFYAQRTLLKREVLPEHVANAVFALTGGDLTHTTGLHVPVDAGVASAFLR from the coding sequence ATGACCTCCGCGACGCACCCCGAAGTCGCCGCTCTCCTGCAACGCGCCCACCGGATCGGCTCCGACGCCCGCAACACCAACTACGCCGGTGGCAACACATCGGTCAAGACCACCGGCACCGACCCGGTCACCGGGGGCGACACCGAACTGCTGTGGGTCAAGGGTTCCGGTGGTGATCTCGGCACGCTCACCGAGGCCGGGCTCGCCGTACTGCGCCTGGACCGGGTACGCGCGCTCAAGGACGTGTATCCGGGGGTGGAGCGCGAGGACGAGATGGTGCCGGCGTTCGACTACTGCCTGCACGGCAAGGGCGGTGCGGCCCCGTCCATCGACACGGCGATGCATGCCCTGGTCGAGGCCGCTCACGTCGACCATCTGCATCCGGACTCGGGGATCGCGCTGGCGTGCGCCGTCGACGGTGAGAAGCTGACCGCGGAGTGTTTCGGCGACAAGGTGGCCTGGGTGGGCTGGCGCAGGCCGGGGTTCCAGCTCGGTCTGGACATCGCCGCGGTCAAGGCGGCAAACCCGCGGGCCGTCGGGGTGATCCTCGGCGGCCATGGCATCACGGCCTGGGGCGAGACGTCCGAGGAGTGCGAGCACAACGCCCTGTGGATGATCCGCACCGCCGAGACCTTCCTCCAGGAACGGGGCAGGGCTGAACCCTTCGGCCCCGAATGGGCGGGCCGGGAGCCGCTTCCCGAGGAGCGGCGCCGGGAGCGTGCGGCCGCGCTCGCCCCGCTGATCCGCGGTCTGGCCTCCACCGACCGTCCACAGGTGGGCCACTTCACCGACACGGAGCCGGTGCTGGACTTCCTCGCCCGTACCGAACATCCGCGGCTCGCCTCGCTGGGCACCTCGTGCCCGGACCACTTCCTTCGTACGAAGGTCAGCCCGCTGGTGCTCGACCTGCCTGCGGACGCCCCGCTGGACGAGGCGGCGGCGCGGCTGAAGGAACTGCACGAGGAGTACCGGGAGGCGTATCGCGCGTACTACGAGCGTCATGCCTCGCCCGACTCCCCCGCAATGCGCGGAGCGGACCCGGCGATCGTGCTGGTGCCCGGGGTCGGCATGTTCTCCTTCGGCAAGGACAAGCAGACGGCCCGGGTCGCCGGAGAGTTCTACCTCAACGCCATCAATGTGATGCGCGGTGCCGAGGCCGTCTCCTCGTACGCACCGATCGAGGAGTCCGAGAAGTTCCGGATCGAGTACTGGGAGCTGGAGGAGGCCAAGCTGCGCCGGATGCCGAAGGCCAAGCCGCTGGCCACCCGGGTGGCACTGGTCACCGGCGCGGGGTCGGGCATCGGCAAGGCCATCGCGCACCGGCTGGTCGCGGAGGGCGCATGTGTCGTCGTCGCGGACATCGATGCGGAGAACGCCGACTCGGTGGCGCAGGAACTCGGCGGGTCCGACAGGGCTGTCGCCGTGCCGGTCGATGTGACCAGTGAGGAGCAGATCGCCGACGCGTTCCGGGCCGCCGCGCTGGCGTTCGGCGGTGTGGATCTCGTGGTGAACAATGCCGGGATCTCCATCTCGAAGCCGCTGCTGGAGACCACGGCCCGGGACTGGGATCTCCAGCACGACATCATGGCGCGCGGCTCGTTCCTGGTGTCGCGCGAGGCCGCCCGGATGATGAGGGCGCAGAACATCGGTGGTGACATCGTCTACATCGCGTCGAAGAACGCGGTGTTCGCGGGTCCGAACAACATCGCCTACTCGGCCACCAAGGCAGACCAGGCCCACCAGGTGCGGCTGCTGGCCGCCGAGCTGGGCGAGCACGGGATCCGCGTCAACGGCATCAACCCCGACGGCGTGGTGCGCGGTTCGGGGATCTTCGCGGCCGGCTGGGGCGCCCAGCGCGCGGCGACGTACGGCATCGAGGAGGAGAAGCTCGGCGAGTTCTACGCCCAGCGGACCCTCCTCAAGCGCGAAGTGCTCCCGGAGCATGTGGCCAACGCCGTCTTCGCGCTGACCGGCGGGGACCTCACGCACACGACCGGACTCCATGTTCCCGTCGACGCCGGTGTGGCCTCGGCGTTCCTTCGATGA
- a CDS encoding L-fucose/L-arabinose isomerase family protein encodes MTDVSPAVLDGVLARTTRRRTRVGLVSGGLGAYWPQFPGLLDRLRQSARFVTGQFEEMGCEVVDAGFISDPQEAAKAAERLRSADCDIVVTFLTTYLTASMVLPIAQRAHAPVLVIDLQPTEAMDHPDTDTAKWLAYCGQCPLPEVANVFRRGGIPFRSVSGHLRDENAWNRIRRWIRAAQVRGAMRHGRHGLMGHLYPGMLDVSTDMTLVSTQFGGHVEVLEFDDLRVRVAGVTNEAAAERVALARTVFTLDDSVDEVDLAWAARVSVGLDRLVEDFGLDSLAYYHRGLEGEIHERLGAGMILGASLLTARGIPMAGEYELRTSLAMLIADTIGAGGSFTELQALNFRDRVVEMGHDGPAHLAISAKDPLLRGLGVYHGKRGWGVSVEFDVRHGPVTTFGIGQEADGTFTFITSEGEVVPGPLLEIGNTTSRVDFGFDPGEWTDAWSATGIGHHWTLCTGHRAKDLKAAADLLGLPFRTVDGPNDL; translated from the coding sequence ATGACTGATGTCTCGCCCGCCGTGCTCGACGGTGTGCTCGCCCGCACCACACGCCGTCGTACCCGTGTCGGTCTGGTGTCCGGCGGACTCGGTGCGTACTGGCCGCAGTTCCCCGGTCTGCTCGACCGGCTGCGGCAGTCGGCCCGCTTCGTGACCGGGCAGTTCGAGGAGATGGGCTGCGAGGTCGTCGACGCCGGTTTCATCTCCGATCCGCAGGAGGCCGCGAAGGCCGCGGAACGGCTGCGCTCGGCCGACTGCGACATCGTCGTGACGTTTCTGACGACGTATCTGACAGCCTCGATGGTGCTGCCGATCGCCCAGCGCGCGCACGCTCCGGTGCTGGTCATCGACCTCCAGCCGACCGAGGCCATGGACCACCCGGACACCGACACGGCCAAGTGGCTGGCGTACTGCGGGCAGTGCCCGCTGCCGGAGGTCGCCAATGTGTTCCGGCGCGGTGGCATCCCCTTCCGCTCCGTCTCGGGTCATCTGCGCGACGAGAACGCCTGGAACCGGATCCGCCGCTGGATCCGGGCCGCTCAGGTGCGCGGCGCGATGCGCCACGGCCGACACGGTCTGATGGGCCACCTCTACCCCGGCATGCTCGACGTGTCCACCGACATGACGCTGGTCTCCACCCAGTTCGGCGGCCATGTCGAGGTCCTCGAATTCGACGATCTGCGGGTCCGGGTCGCCGGCGTGACAAACGAGGCGGCCGCCGAACGCGTCGCGCTCGCGCGTACGGTCTTCACCCTCGACGACTCCGTCGACGAGGTCGATCTCGCCTGGGCCGCCCGGGTCTCGGTCGGACTGGACCGGCTCGTCGAGGACTTCGGACTCGACAGTCTCGCCTACTACCACCGCGGCCTTGAGGGCGAGATCCACGAGCGGCTCGGCGCCGGCATGATCCTCGGCGCATCGCTGTTGACCGCGCGCGGCATCCCGATGGCCGGTGAGTACGAACTGCGTACCAGCCTCGCCATGCTGATCGCCGACACCATCGGTGCCGGTGGCTCCTTCACCGAACTCCAGGCCCTCAATTTCCGGGACCGGGTCGTCGAGATGGGGCACGACGGTCCGGCCCACCTTGCCATCAGCGCCAAGGATCCGCTGTTGCGCGGACTGGGTGTCTACCACGGCAAGCGCGGCTGGGGCGTGAGCGTGGAATTCGACGTCAGACACGGCCCGGTCACCACGTTCGGCATCGGGCAGGAAGCCGACGGGACCTTCACCTTCATCACCTCGGAAGGCGAGGTCGTCCCGGGACCGCTGCTGGAGATCGGCAACACCACCTCCCGTGTCGACTTCGGCTTCGACCCCGGCGAGTGGACCGATGCCTGGTCCGCGACCGGCATCGGCCACCACTGGACGCTGTGCACCGGCCATCGCGCCAAGGACCTCAAGGCCGCGGCCGACCTGCTCGGCCTCCCGTTCCGCACGGTCGACGGGCCGAACGACCTCTGA
- a CDS encoding rhamnulokinase: MSVTSRSDATFAAVDLGATSGRVITGLAGPGRLVLTEAHRFANTPVRLPDGLRWDVLALYQGMLDGLRTAARSGPIASIGIDTWAVDYGLLDADGALLGLPFHYRDRRNGRAAEQVLAVCGAQELYAVGGLQHLPFNTVFQLAAHRASAQWGAARTMLLIPDLLTHWLTGEVGAEITNASTTGLFDASAGAWSDALIGRLGLERSWFPPLREPGDPAGTLLPHVAEYTGLPAGTPVTAVASHDTASAVAAVPATEPRFAYVSCGTWSLAGLELTAPVLTEESRSANFTNERGVDGTVRYLRNIMGMWLLEECRRTWDRRGEAPGLAALLAEAARARPFAAVIDPDDEAFLAPGDMPLRIDTHLVRTGQAPPDSRGGYVRCVLESLALAHRRTLRQAAGLAGRELSRIHLVGGGSRNELLCQWTADATGLPVTAGPAEATALGNILLQARAHGLVGDLMDMRQLVARTQELRHYTPQGNQRAWDRAAARLEPT, from the coding sequence ATGTCTGTGACGTCACGAAGCGACGCGACCTTCGCCGCCGTGGACCTCGGTGCCACCAGTGGCCGGGTGATCACCGGTCTGGCCGGTCCCGGGAGGCTCGTACTGACCGAGGCGCACCGATTCGCCAATACGCCGGTCCGGTTGCCGGACGGACTGCGGTGGGACGTGCTCGCGCTGTACCAGGGAATGCTGGACGGTCTGCGGACCGCTGCGCGCAGCGGTCCGATCGCCTCGATCGGCATCGATACGTGGGCGGTCGACTACGGCCTTCTCGATGCCGACGGGGCCCTGCTCGGGCTGCCGTTCCACTACCGCGACCGCCGGAACGGGAGGGCCGCCGAGCAGGTGCTGGCGGTGTGCGGGGCACAGGAGCTGTATGCCGTCGGCGGGTTGCAGCATCTGCCGTTCAACACGGTGTTCCAGCTCGCTGCCCACCGAGCGAGTGCCCAGTGGGGCGCGGCACGGACAATGCTGCTGATCCCCGATCTGCTGACCCACTGGCTGACCGGGGAGGTGGGCGCGGAGATCACCAATGCGTCGACGACCGGTCTGTTCGACGCGTCGGCCGGCGCCTGGTCCGATGCGCTGATCGGCAGGCTGGGTCTGGAGCGTTCCTGGTTCCCGCCGTTGCGCGAGCCGGGTGACCCGGCGGGGACACTGCTGCCGCATGTTGCCGAGTACACCGGACTGCCGGCCGGGACGCCGGTGACAGCCGTCGCCTCGCACGACACGGCGTCGGCGGTCGCGGCGGTTCCCGCCACCGAGCCCAGGTTCGCCTATGTGTCCTGCGGAACGTGGTCGTTGGCAGGACTTGAGCTGACGGCTCCGGTACTGACGGAGGAGTCCCGTTCGGCGAACTTCACCAACGAGCGTGGGGTGGACGGCACCGTCCGCTATCTCCGCAACATCATGGGGATGTGGCTGCTGGAGGAGTGCCGACGGACCTGGGACCGGCGGGGCGAGGCTCCGGGCCTGGCCGCGCTGCTCGCGGAGGCGGCCCGTGCCCGGCCGTTCGCGGCGGTGATCGATCCCGACGACGAGGCGTTCCTCGCGCCGGGTGACATGCCGTTGCGCATCGACACCCATCTCGTACGGACCGGGCAGGCGCCGCCCGACAGTCGCGGTGGCTATGTCAGATGTGTGCTGGAGAGCCTGGCACTGGCTCATCGCAGGACGCTGCGGCAGGCTGCCGGTCTTGCGGGGCGGGAGTTGAGCCGGATCCACCTTGTCGGCGGGGGTTCACGCAACGAGCTCCTGTGCCAGTGGACCGCCGATGCCACCGGGCTGCCCGTCACGGCCGGCCCGGCCGAGGCGACCGCGCTCGGCAACATCCTGTTGCAGGCACGTGCCCATGGGCTGGTGGGCGACCTCATGGACATGCGACAACTGGTGGCACGGACCCAGGAATTGCGCCACTACACCCCGCAGGGGAACCAGCGGGCCTGGGACCGAGCTGCCGCCAGGCTGGAACCGACCTGA